The genomic segment GTTTCCATGGACAGGCAGTCGATCCAGCGGTCGCGTCCAGGCCGTCGCTCGTGTCGCTGTCCGGTCCGCAGCCCGGATAACCGCAATGCATGCACTTGTACGTATCGCGTTGGGAAAACCGTATACCTTTGTCGTGCTGGCGATCCTGATCCTGATCGCCGGGCCGTTGGCGGCATTGCGCACGCCCACCGACATCTTTCCCGAGATCCGCATTCCGGTGATTGCCGTCATCTGGCAGTTCACCGGCCTGTCACCGGACCAGATGGCCGGGCGGATCACCTCGCCGTTCCAGCGGGTGCTGACCACCACCGTCAACGACATACGGCACATCGAGGCGCAGTCGTTGAATGGCTACGGGATCGTGAAAATCTTCTTCCAGCCCAACGTCAATATCACCAACGCCAACGCGCAAGTGACCTCGGTGTCGCAAGCGATTCTGCGTCAGCTGCCACCCGCCACTACCCCGCCGTTGATCCTCAACTACAGCGCTTCAACCGTGCCGATCATTCAGCTGGCGCTGTCCGGCAAGGGCTTGAGCGAACAGCAACTGGGCGACATCGGGCTCAACACCGTACGACTGATGCTGACGACCGTCGCCGGGGCGGCCATCCCGTATCCGTTCGGCGGCAAGAGCCGGCAGATCCAGATCGATCTCGATTCAGCCGCGTTGCAGGCCCGTGGGCTCTCGGGGCAGGACGTGGCCAATGCGCTGGCCACGCAAAACCTGATCACCCCGATCGGCACCGAAAAAATCGGCGACTACGAATACCCGCTGCTGCTGAACAACGCGCCGTCGGACTTCAAGGACCTGGAAGACCTGCCGATCAAGACCGCCAATGGCACCACGGTGCTGATGCGTGATGTGGCGACGGTGCGCGACGGCAACCCGCCGCAAACCAACATCGTGCACGTCAATGGCGCCCGCTCGCTGCTGCTGACCATCCTCAAGACCGGCTCGGCCTCGACACTGGGCGTCATCACCGGCATCCGGGACAAACTGGACGAGTCCAAGGCCGCCCTGCCCGACAACCTGAAAATCGAATTCATTGAAGACCAGTCGGTGTTCGTCCGGGCGGCGATCAGCAGCGTGGCCAAGGAAGGGATCATCGCCGCGGCGCTGACCAGCCTGATGATCCTGTTGTTCCTGGGCAGCTGGCGCTCGACGGTGATCATTGCCGTGTCAATTCCGCTGTCGATTCTGGCCTCCATTGCCACCCTCGCCGCCATGGGTGAAACCCTGAATATCATGACCCTCGGTGGCCTGGCGCTGGCGGTGGGGATTCTGGTGGACGAGGCGACCGTCACCATCGAGAACATCAACTGGCACCTGGAACAGGGCAAAGAGGTGAAGACCGCGATCCTCGACGGCGCCGCGCAGATCGTCACCCCGGCCTTTGTCTCGCTGCTGTGCATTTGCATCGTGTTCGTGCCGATGTTCTTCCTCGAAGGCATCGCCCGGTATCTGTTCGTGCCCATGGCCGAGGCCGTGGTGTTCGCCATGATCGCCTCGTTCCTGCTGTCGCGAACGCTGGTGCCGACCATGGCCAACTACCTGCTCAAGCCACACACCAAGGATGAAGAAGCAGAGCACAACAAGCGCTCGGGCAATCCGCTGGTGCGCTTTCAGCGTGGCTTCGAAAAGCGTTTCGAAGCCGCACGCGACCGCTATCACGCGCTGCTGGAAACGACCCTGCATCACCGGGGGATTTTCGTGGTGTGCTTTTTCGGCTTTGTGCTTGCGTCCTTCATCCTCGTGCCTTTTCTGGGGCGCAACTTTTTCCCGGCGGTCGATGCCGGGCAGATCCTGTTGCACGTAAGGGCGCCGGTCGGGACACGGGTGGAGAAGACCGCCGAATACATCTTCAAGGTTGAAGACTCGATCCGGCGCATCATCCCGCCAGCGGACCTCGGCTCGGTGGTCGACAACATCGGCCTGTCGATCAGCGGTATCAACATCACCTACAACAACACCGGGACCGTGGGATCACAGGACAGTGACATCCACATCAAACTCAATGACGGCCATCGCCCCAGCGCCGAGTACATGCGGCAAATGCGCGAACAACTGTCCCGGCAATTCCCCAGCCTGGTGTTTTCCTTTCCGCCGGCAGACATCGTCGGGCAGATTCTGAATTTCGGCGCCTCCGCTCCGATTGACCTGCAAATCCAGGGGAACAACCAGGCCGCCAACTTCACCTATGCCAACACCCTGCTGCGCGAGATTCGCCGGGTGCCGGGGGTCGCCGATGCGCGGATCCAGCAATCGCAGCAATTGCCGACGTTCAAGGTCAACGTCGACCGCACGCGGGCGCAACTGGTCGGCATCACCGAGCGCGATGTCACCAACAGCCTGGTGGTCAACCTCGCGGGCTCCAGCCAGGTGGCGCCGACTTACTGGCTGAACAATGCCAATGGCATCTCCTACCCGATCGTGATGCAGACGCCGCAATACAACCTCGACTCACTGTCAGCCCTGAACAACTTGCCGCTCAGCCCGACCGGCGCCGGCAATGACGAACAGATTCTCGGCGGCCTGGCGACGCTTGAGCGCACCAACAGCCACTCGGTGTTCAGCCAGTCGGAGCTGCAGCCGGTGGTGGAGATTTATGCCTCGACCCAGGACCGCGATCTCGGCGCCGTGGCAGCGGACATCCAGAACATCATCAGCGCCCATGCCAAGGACGTGCCCAAGGGCTCGAAAGTGGCGCTGCAAGGCCAGGTGCAAACCATGAACAGCGCGTTCAACGGCATGCTGTACGGCCTGCTCGGCGCCGTGGTGCTGATCTACCTGGTGATCGTGGTCAACTTCCAGTCCTGGCTCGATCCGTTCGTCATTCTGATGGCGTTGCCGGCGGCGTTGGCGGGTATTGTCTGGATGCTGTTCCTCACCCATACGCCGTTGTCGGTGCCGGCGTTGACCGGCGCGATCATGTGCATCGGCGTGGCGACCGCCAACGCGATTCTGGTGGTCAGTTTCTGCCGTGAACGTCTGGACGCCCACGG from the Pseudomonas sp. N3-W genome contains:
- a CDS encoding efflux RND transporter permease subunit yields the protein MHALVRIALGKPYTFVVLAILILIAGPLAALRTPTDIFPEIRIPVIAVIWQFTGLSPDQMAGRITSPFQRVLTTTVNDIRHIEAQSLNGYGIVKIFFQPNVNITNANAQVTSVSQAILRQLPPATTPPLILNYSASTVPIIQLALSGKGLSEQQLGDIGLNTVRLMLTTVAGAAIPYPFGGKSRQIQIDLDSAALQARGLSGQDVANALATQNLITPIGTEKIGDYEYPLLLNNAPSDFKDLEDLPIKTANGTTVLMRDVATVRDGNPPQTNIVHVNGARSLLLTILKTGSASTLGVITGIRDKLDESKAALPDNLKIEFIEDQSVFVRAAISSVAKEGIIAAALTSLMILLFLGSWRSTVIIAVSIPLSILASIATLAAMGETLNIMTLGGLALAVGILVDEATVTIENINWHLEQGKEVKTAILDGAAQIVTPAFVSLLCICIVFVPMFFLEGIARYLFVPMAEAVVFAMIASFLLSRTLVPTMANYLLKPHTKDEEAEHNKRSGNPLVRFQRGFEKRFEAARDRYHALLETTLHHRGIFVVCFFGFVLASFILVPFLGRNFFPAVDAGQILLHVRAPVGTRVEKTAEYIFKVEDSIRRIIPPADLGSVVDNIGLSISGINITYNNTGTVGSQDSDIHIKLNDGHRPSAEYMRQMREQLSRQFPSLVFSFPPADIVGQILNFGASAPIDLQIQGNNQAANFTYANTLLREIRRVPGVADARIQQSQQLPTFKVNVDRTRAQLVGITERDVTNSLVVNLAGSSQVAPTYWLNNANGISYPIVMQTPQYNLDSLSALNNLPLSPTGAGNDEQILGGLATLERTNSHSVFSQSELQPVVEIYASTQDRDLGAVAADIQNIISAHAKDVPKGSKVALQGQVQTMNSAFNGMLYGLLGAVVLIYLVIVVNFQSWLDPFVILMALPAALAGIVWMLFLTHTPLSVPALTGAIMCIGVATANAILVVSFCRERLDAHGDSIASALEAGFTRFRPVLMTALAMIIGMTPMALSLGEGGEQNAPLGRAVIGGLSFATVATLFLVPIIFSIVHARDDSEPAPATDAASATPEGA